Proteins from one Thalassophryne amazonica chromosome 20, fThaAma1.1, whole genome shotgun sequence genomic window:
- the LOC117502006 gene encoding G-protein coupled receptor 20, which translates to MSRRQVCNCLMLVFGVVLNSLALCVFCGSTNQSASVVYTMNLAVADLLVALSLPARIALYHSGGSCVACAYVHTFSYFVNMYCSILFLTRWVGHALLQLPQFVCFCVFVFISHVGYVSSICIDRYLAVVHAANTLHRWRTAAAARWISVIVWLTAVVVTYSFQTTAFELSTSCVLLPTLFYLTILEFLLPLLAVVGFTLRVACFLSTSRGPIPQQSRLRRARAIKLLVTVLVVFTVCFTPFHIRQVLVYFRVQGGWEGLRHQAGHVLAYHVTVTLSSLNSCLDPVVYCFVTDSFKRVWRMKKRGGREEERDREVGHTSPGEEEKISGMALQAIAQGVMVLSLTSAPLSVTNIDQSTTP; encoded by the exons ATGTCTCGGAGACAGGTGTGTAACTGTTTGATGCTGGTGTTCGGGGTGGTCCTCAACAGTCTGGCCCTCTGCGTGTTCTGTGGATCCACTAACCAGTCGGCCTCTGTGGTTTACACCATGAACCTGGCTGTGGCTGACCTGCTGGTGGCGCTGTCCCTCCCCGCCCGCATTGCCCTGTACCACAGTGGGGGGAGCTGTGTGGCCTGTGCCTACGTCCACACCTTTAGCTACTTTGTCAACATGTACTGCAGTATCCTCTTTCTGACCAGGTGGGTGGGACACGCCTTGCTGCAGTTACCACAGTTTGTATGTTTTTGTGTCTTTGTCTTCATTTCTCATGTGGGCTACGTTTCCAGTATCTGTATAGATCGATACCTTGCTGTTGTACATGCAGCCAACACTCTCCATCGATGGAGGACTGCAGCAGCGGCCAGGTGGATCAGCGTCATTGTTTGGCTGACAGCAGTTGTGGTCACCTACTCTTTCCAG ACCACAGCTTTTGAGCTCAGCACCTCCTGCGTGCTCCTTCCCACCCTTTTCTACCTCACCATCCTGGAGTTCCTGCTCCCCCTGCTGGCCGTTGTGGGCTTCACTCTGCGTGTGGCTTGTTTTCTCTCCACGAGCCGAGGTCCGATCCCACAGCAGAGCCGGTTGAGGAGAGCGCGCGCCATCAAGCTGCTGGTGACCGTCCTGGTGgtcttcactgtctgtttcaccCCTTTTCATATCCGGCAGGTGCTTGTTTACTTTAGGGTACAGGGGGGATGGGAGGGGCTGAGACACCAGGCGGGACATGTCCTTGCCTATCATGTGACAGTGACCCTGAGCAGCCTGAACAGCTGCTTGGACCCAGTGGTTTACTGTTTCGTGACAGACAGCTTCAAACGGGTGTGGAGGATGAAGAAGAGGGGAGGGAGGGAAGAAGAGCGGGACAGGGAAGTGGGGCATACAAGCCCGGGAGAAGAGGAGAAGATTTCAGGTATGGCACTGCAGGCGATAGCTCAAGGTGTCATGGTGCTGTCCCTCACCAGCGCACCCCTATCTGTAACCAACATAGACCAGTCCACTACACCCTGA